Genomic segment of Mastomys coucha isolate ucsf_1 unplaced genomic scaffold, UCSF_Mcou_1 pScaffold23, whole genome shotgun sequence:
TTCCTTAAAAGCTCCAAGAATCAAAGACTATACTATGAAATCAGCTTGTATCATATAATAAAAACTACCTGTTTTCCAGTCAAATGCCATGTGTACCAAGTTAAACAGCacattcaacttttaaaaaactatattgCATGTATATGATATAGTAGTGTGAGCAACTGTGAGCATCTCCTATTTATAAAACTGAAAGTACATGAAGAGTCTGCAGGCACAGTCCTTGCCACCTAGCCACATGAGGATTCTGATTCAGCTGCACAGTTAGAGGAAAACAGCTCAGGACAGCTCTAAGGACACCCTACAACAGTCACAACTCGACATTAGGACACTGAGCTTCCGTGTGGGCAGAAAACCTCATTCTGAAAATAGTCTGATTGAAGTTGGATAAGAAAACCTAGCTCTTAAGATCTAGCACTTGACGGAAGAGCTTCCTCAAACACATTTACAGCATATTACATTCAAAGCAAACTTTGGAAAAGGGACAGACTACAAAGAATCTATTAGCAGTCATGACAAGTATTTTGAAACTCTTTCCTCACCAAAATGTTAAACTTAGTTTGCCTGATAACTTCTGACCAATGAAAATGGACACAGAGATACTAACCTTGTGGACACTTTTCTGCTGCACTTCTAAAGAGTTTTGAATTTTGAGAAAGAAGTTAAAGTCTATGTCTCTAGtacatcctcctgtctcatagCCCAAACCGGGCATTTCTATACTGCTGGCCAGGTGAGTCTGACATTCTCAAAAAAGGAGGATTTACTAGAGTTGATCACAGAGACCATGCACCATAATTTGCTCCCTAAAAGGCTCAAAATAAAATCTGCTAAGTAAGAACTTGAGACTTTGGTCTGCTGCGTCTAAGAACTCTGGGACTGGTTGGTCACCATCATTAGTAATCCGACTGCAGGGCATTTATTGAAATTCTAAATCAGCTAAGATCTTAAGCAAGTATTTACATGCAAGACTATTTTACttagaacaattttaaaagaacagctaagattttattaaatatataattacagtATTTGTGTGATGATTTATTCAAgttcaaagaaaaaattatcttAGTACTGAAGAAATATAAACTGGGTTCCTTGAAGTACCCTTGCATGAGGCAGAGCCCTTGTAAGGCATTAAGATAAAAATTTTCAGGATGTGAAAGCTGTCAGTAGTTTCAAGCAGTTCAAGTCACAAAAATCAACAAGGTGGAAGCAAATTTTATAGTAAAGATTTGTGATTGCCACATGCAGTGCATGCATCTAGATAGCAGCAAGCTAAGGCCGTCACTGGGCAGGCAGGACAGTGGGAGGCCATCTACTCAGGGGATGCTGACTTctatcaatgtggtaaagcctatGTTTAcctaagaaaatgttttgtttctttgtgtagagtgTCACAGCATCTATGACATACTTTAGAATGCATCAGAAGAGAGAAGACCTGCATAAAATAACAGTGAATCTGCCAATGATATAGGCAGGAGAAACATCTAACCCACTGAGgaaaaattttaagtgaaaaaaaatttttcaaaaacagcaaggtaaaaaaaaatcaatttgggAAGGGTAttcaaaatgaaaggaagaaaaagagagagagaaagagagacagagagagagagagagagattggtttGGGGAAAATTATGGTTCATTGACAGAACAATTACTTAGCATGCTGAGGCTCTAGGTTTAATCTccagcaacaagaaaaaagaggagaaatagaaatgagagggagggaggaaataagaCCCTCATGTTCTTTGATTCTGTGCAAAGCCCCTTGGTTATGCAAGCATTCTACTCTAGGTGAACCATGCTGGCTGGCATTCGGAGCTCACAGGCACATGCTTCTGCTTTCTCACATCGTAGCCTGATTTCAGGGAGGCTGTCAGAAGAAAAGTCAGAGCTTCTTCATTTTGGAGCCCACCCATCTTTCCATTGAACTTCTGGAATCAAGTTacaaagagcagaggagaggaagtCTATCACTACAACGCTTTAAAGAACGCTGGCACTAACCCTGCGGCAATGGTCCTCTTCTACGCCTATCTCACTGCTGAATGTGGGGACCATCTCCCTGCCTTCAGTCCAGTACATCCCTCGCCTTCTGTCTGACACGATACACGTTTTACTTTGTCCTGGCTCCTGCTGCCTATGCCTTGCAAGGGAGGTGACATTGACAGGTGTGCTGAATGGAGATAGTTTCTGCTCCCACTCCGAGATACAGGAAGCTACAGAAATGCTGCTGCAAGAGTTAGAGcgtctgtgtagctgtggctggctCATGAGTTGCTGGCCGTTGGTAATCTGAGCAATATTGTTACTAGGAAGCTAGAAAAATTGGAGAAAGATTAATGAATAAGACTGAAAAACTGAGAAACAATATTACTTTTCTACAATTTTACTACACGATGTTTCAACATTGTAAGAAACTACTTGcagtcattaattttttttgtaataagtttttttttgttttgagacagggtctctgaagGTGCCCCTGGTTAGTTCAGaacactgtgtaaaccaggctggcctcagatcccAGAGGTCTGcatgccttggcctcccaaatgctgggatttaaggcatgtgccaccatgactggtCCATTTGTGCTAAGTTTTAAAAGTAGAAGCttaaaaaatataacatgaaacaaaacaattctCATGGAGAAACATTCCTCTAATCGGAACCAATTTTCTCTAGCACTAATCTAGACACAGCTGCAAACACTCACAGGTACAGGTGAAGgagagacagatctctgaatgaTTTTCTCCCGGTCCCGCTCCCGGGAAGGTCTCTCTGGCTTCTCAGGTTTGGGTTCAGTCACAATGGCCTTCAGCTGTTTGAGCTTTTCATCTTTGACCCAGAGTTTATTCTGCATCTCTAGCTGGGTGGCTGCCACCCGACGCTCCTACAGGGAGCAAAAACAAATTACAGTCTACTTTAGTCATACCATATCATCCACTTTATTGCTTGAAAATGACAGTTTTCTACTTCCAGAGATCAGTAGATACCACCAAAACTCTGCAACAAGCACAGAAATGCAAAATATTTAACCTAAAAACAACACTCACACATTCCTTCTGCCACTTCATCGACGTTTCTGTCACCATGCCTTGCAACCTGGCTTCTAATCTGCGCTTGTCAGAAAACTGCCGCTGAAGCTTCTGATTCTGGCTTTCAAGCTCCTGCTGCAGATTGCGCTTATCTTCTTCATAGATCGTAGTTGTTTTCTCCAAAATCTCAATCTGCAAAGGAGACCACTGTGCTTAGCATCTGGTGTGCAAACATTTCACCTAACTGTAGAATAAATAGCCCTTAAATTGCTCACAAAAACAAACttgtggaaacacacacacccatgcacactgcacacaaaAAACATTTGCCCTCTATCTCACCTGGATTCTCAGTTCTATTCCAACCAGAAAGGAGAAGTTACTCAACCAGCCCCCCTTCAAGCTAAGCTCCAGTCCTAAGATTCAAAGATGgcagtctctccctccctgaaGTCCCCTCGGAGCAGTTACAGGCACATGAGCTGTTCTGAGAGCACTGCTGAAAAGCTAgcacacaggaggaaatatgacCACAAACCTTGTACtccaaagttttgtttttcttctccagtCGTTCTATTTCTGATTTCTGTCCGGagatcaatttttctttttcatttagtttttcctgaatgtagttttctttatttgataaAGAATTGTCAAATTCTTTTAATAGGGCTTTGAAAGCTACACCTGAAACAAAGCATACAGACTCTGTTGTTACTAAGGTACAAGATAAAACCAACAAAAGCAGCTTTCATTGGCAGACACTTCAGCAAATCCCTCTGTGGCATTCACACAAGAGAAGGCTAGGAATGCAACTGCCTGCACTTGTCTGCTTTGTATATGCATaaggcctgggttcaataccaaaaaataaaaaaaaaagagaacagttTGGAAAGAAATTAGAAGTTTGATTCTTGAACCTATAGGAAATGTTCATGGAAGTCTTCTGTAACCCCTCCTAACACTTACCATAAAGCttgattacaaaaagaaaaaaatcctgtatTTGAGATCAGCTGGACCTAGCAGAAGACCCTGGCATACCATGGCCATTCACGGAGACAGCCATTTCCATGGCCTGACTGTTCAATTGTTCCACAAACCTTCAAACATTATTTCACTTTCCGTACACCATCTTGAGGCACAATTGCAAGTTATAAATTAATTACAACAGGGAAAAACTATAAATACCATCTTGTATCCATCACTATTAAAAAAAGGTGGGGAGGCACccacttttctttttacattctttaaaaGTAAAGTAGAGCtggcaaggaaaacaaaaccttgCCGTTTAATTAAACAACACCCCAAGACCACAGCAAAGCCAAGAATCAAGTCTTCTTGAGAGGCATCTCGACAGATGGAGTCACTAAGACCTGTTTCCACCTCCAAAGTCAtagcagctgtgagctgctctgCCCTTACATTGTTTGTTAAGCTCCTCAGTCATTAGTTGTCGTAGGCGATGCCGTTTCTCCAAAGTGTCGATCAGTTTTGGAAGGGTTTCCTCATCATTGATATCCAAAAGCTTGCACGGGGGCAGTGGTGGGAAGCTCTGTAGAATCACTTCAGTCACCAAAGGTTCTgttattgaatttaaaaattatgaaagaaattaGGCAAGTCTGATGCTATGAGCATAGCCCACGAGCTAGTAAccacagaattttatttatttatttattattatattattattactattattattattactactactactttaGCTTACTTTGTGCTAGAGTTATAGATATGCTTCCCTATGCTCTGCTTTAGGTAcagaatttttcaaaaattaggtAAAACATATAACAAAAGAAACCTTATATTTCAGTTCAAAGTTTCTTGCATTTGGTCcttaagaagattttttttttttaagttacagaaAGACAAGCAAATAAAAAGACAAGCAAATGAACAATGACATAACACAAATCATACCATCTCCAACCGGGCCTCCCCGAGGCAGGTTCCTGTACCGTCTCCCTGGTGTCAGGCCACATATCACCCTGTCCACTGGTCTCGCTACTTCCACTTCTTGAGTTACTTCAGCAAATCTCATGACTTgctgaaaatacaaaacagagTCTGTAAAAGCAAGCCTACCTATCCTTCTTTATGGATGGCATATTCATATTCTGCATATTCACTGACCCTGTATAAATCTACAAAATGTGCAGAATGCCATTTTTCACATCCAAGTAGCTATTTTCCCTAGAGAAACTGAACTGTATAGGACAAATACACTTAAATTACCAAGCTTTCTTCATAGTCTTCAGCCTTTGGATTCACGCACACGATCATCCGGACCTTTCCCTCCCCATCAAAGTAGTTCTTGAACAGATGGGTTAGCTTTGAATCTCGATATGGAACCATCTATAAAAGCATCCAAAAGCTAAGCATATTAGTTAAAAGACACAGATTAAACCACAAGGAGGTTGGGGAAAGCTGCTGTGTACCTTGTTAGTTCCATACGTCTGGTTCTCTCTTAGGACTTCCATGCAGGTTCTTAGTGTCATCAATGATTGATTAATGTTTCCTGAGAGGAAGCAAGACAGGAGCTAATGAGTCTGTGTGCCTGTAAACCCTCTACTTCATTTAACTGCTAGAATTTCATGCTCAAGTTCAAGAGTTATCCATGCAGGATCCCAGTATACTTTCAAGAGTATTAATAATTCTGGATAGCTTCAACATAAAACTCTCCAAATGCAATATtactctatatttttattttatgtacatcgGGGTTTCACCTACATGTATGGCAAGTctgaggatgttggatcccctggaactggaattacagacacttgtgagctgctatgtaggtgctaggatttgaaccctggtTCTCTAGAAAAGCAGTTAGTGTTTTAGCCCCACAATATTGCtcttttgaaagagagagaaagagggagagggagaagggaagagagaaagatctccatttttatttgaattctatTCAAAGGTTTGAGtgtttttgtctgtatgtatgtaaatatattatatgtgtgtttggtgCTCACAAAAGTCAGTGAGGAcatcagatgccctagaactagagttatgcATAGTTgtgatagttgtgagctgtcatgtggatggcACAAAGTAAACccaggtcttccttccttccttccttccatccttccttcctttcctttctctttctctctttttctttctggtttttcaagatagggttctGTGTTTAAcaagtcctgtctgtcctggaacttgctttgtagaccacgttgacctacctgcctctgcctcccaggtgcagggattaaaggtgtctaccaCCATACCTGATGCAACaactgctcttaattgctgagccatctctctagcttggGAATAAAATATGACACTTAATtctatggtgatttgaatgagagtggccACCATGAGCTCATGTTTGACTGCTTGGTCTCCAGTTAAAAGAACTATTGGGGAAGGTTTAAGAGGTAGAGCctgggttggcgagatggctcagcgggtaagagaagagcactgactggtcttccgaaggtcctgagttcggatcccacaactacatggtggctcataactatcctaatgagatctgacaccctcttctggtgcggctgaagacagctataatgtattacacccggagcaagcagggccagagcaagcgggacCAGAGCACGCAGGGCtgggagaggtcctgagttcaattcccagcagccacacacatgatggctcacggtcatctgtacagctacagtgtattcatacacataaaataaataaaataaaatctttaaaaaaaaaaaaaaagaggtagagcCTGATTGGTGGATGTGTTTTACTGGAAGTGGGCTTAAAAAAAGTTCCAAAAGTACAGGCATtcccagtctgtctctgtctctccctccccaccaccccctcTGCCTCATGGTTGTGGATCATCTGATCCACAGCTACTCCACAGTaacctctcagctactgctccagtaccatgcctacTTGTTGCCTTTCTTCTTGCCATGATGGTCACCgattcaccctctgaaactgtaagcaaacccccaaCTAAgagctttcttttacaagttgccgtgaccaaggtgtctcttcacagcaatagaaaagtaacagcTTCTTCCAAACCCTAAATTCTGTCATAGACAAACTCATTtacttggctttcttcttttcttttctagggGTGGTGGTGCCGGAGACTTAAACTCAGGCACCCCATACATGGGAGGCCAACTACATCCCAAGAGACCATTTCAGACTACAGTTGGAAAGGGACAGAAGTCCCTCCTACACTCAGAAGGAACATGTTTCTAACAGTCAAGTGTCTTAGGAACCAGCAAAAATTTGTCCTTCTGCATCTCAACAGGATTTCTTTGTCatcatactttcttttttctgaccTATCTcacttggatttcttttttttttgttgttgttgttgttgttttttttttcaagacagggtttctctgtatagccctggctgtcctggaactcactctgtagaccaggctggcctcgaactcagaaatccgcctgcctctgcctcctaagtgctgggattaaaggcgtgcaccaccacccagctctcaCTTGGATTTCTAAGCCAAGATAAGACTAGTATACTAACCACAACTCTGAGATCTCAGATCGCAGTTGTACTCCCAAGTGCTAAAGAACTGTTTATCTTGGAACACTGAGACCTCCTAATCCATCATGGCTACCATTTAGCTAGATATGATGatacacacctgaaatcccagtacttagaaggattgaggcaggaagaccaacagCTAGTCTGGactaccaaaaaaacaaaacaaaacaaaaaacaacaacaaaaaaaccaccaaacaacaaacaaaccaacaaaaaacaaaaaacaaaaacaaacaaacaaaaacaccaagcaaGTTAACTTAGgtgggctggcaaggtggctgaGCCAacagaagtgcttgctgtcaaggCTGAAGAACTGAGTCTCAGGACCCACAAAGGCGAGAACTCTGTCATGTTATCTTTTGAACTTTATGCATACCCTGAGGCATGCATGAACACAAAATGTTAACTTCTTTAAAAAGTAGATTAAAAGACTAAGTTTAATAGTTAATGTTATTGCACTGATTAAGCAGAAACCACCCATTTGATAAATACAAACTGATGTTCCCAGTTGTTGAAAGTTCTAGCTGTAAGTACAGCACTCCACTCACCAGCTTCACGCAGTCTGTTCCCTTCTGCTTTAGTACGGTTGGTTCTTTCACTTCCAGCAAGATCTACCAGAGACAGCTGGCTTATAGTAATTTGCTCTTTTTCCTAAGAGGGAGAAAATCAACAATCTAAGCTAAATTATACCCTTACACCTGCATTATACCTGCATTACACCCTCAATCccaatacttaggaggcagatctcttgtgaattccaggccagcttagtccacacagtgagttccaggaaagctagggcttcacaaagaaatcctgtctcaaaaaagtaaaaacaaaaatcccaaaacaacaacaaaaagatccaGTTAACATGGTATTAAGTCTTAATGGGCAGTGCATGCGCAGAATTCAAATGCCCAGAGCCACAAAGGATGTGTGACACAGGGAGAGTTTGCTAGAAGCTCATGACTGAGTACTGGTCTACCTGGTTGTCCTCAGAACAGATATAAGATAACTTCTTGAGAACAAAGACTCTGTGCCATTCTGCTATAACAACTATTATTTATATTCTAGCACTGGGAGTTCTAAACTTTGTAttcagcaacacacacataacaaaaacaaaataagagtcCGCCCCAAGAAAATACCACATTAACTTAACAATTTCACAGTACTCTTAACttatataaagaaatgaaagtcaagccgggcagtggtggcgcacgcctttagtcccagcacttgggaggcagaagcaggcggatttctgagtttgaggccagcctgatctacagaggagttccaggacagccagggctatacagagaaagcctgtctcaaaaaaccaaaaccaaaccaaaacaaaacaaaactgaaatgaaaTTCAGGGCAGACAGatgttcaatggttaagagcactggctgctcttgcagaggctctAGGTACAGAtctcagcacccacttggcagcttagagccatctgtaactccaggtcaaGGGGATTTGatcccttcttctggcctccataggcacaagacacacacatgtggtacacaaacatacattcaggcaaaacattcatacacatcatataaaaataaagctttaaaaaagaaataaaaattaagaggcATCTACTAAATGGTATTAGGTTGTCAGCAAAAATTCACATTCCTAGCACCAAAAAGAGTCATTCATAGgaaatcaggtgtggggaagacTTGTTTGTGGCCATTTTCTGACTAACATTTATTAACTGACTAAGCCAAGCAGTTGAAAGCAACTTCACACTGCTTCCCTTAATTCTCACGATCTTATGAGAAGGCTCCCTTACAGTCAGGCTGGACAGCTGAAACAGGCAAAAACCACTCTCCCACCAGCCTCGATATGGCCAGTTCAAATTATGACCTGTGAAGCAAGACTTCAGTCCTAgcaggggaggctgaggcaggaaatctCTGAGCTCCAAGcttcacagtgagattctgttgTTAAAAGCAAAAGCCAGGGAtgatggcatgtgcctttaattctGGCTGTTAGGAAGCTGGGGCCACCTTGATCTATATATAGTGAGAAAtaaccaaaacagaaacaagaggacATGGATTTGAAAAGCAGCAAGGAAGAGTATAGGAGAAGgtttggggagaggaaagggaagggagaaattatgtaattacattataatcgcagaagagaaaacacacacacaaaaaaaatgtttagaatcaTCCTAGCCTCAGTACGAGACAGTCTCACAAGGCAAGCAACACCTAAAACAATGCAGCACATACTCTTGCAGAGCTTTAAAGCTTTGCAGACGCTCTCATACCAAGGCAAAACATGTGCCACGCATGTTCCACCTGAAAGTCATCAACTGTATAGCTGTTAACTCTACAGCAATATTCATCACCATGGCAACCCCTAATTTAGGTCATcttctaaaaactaaaatattaccTGTAAGACATTGTCTCCATCAGCATCCAGGGGAGCCTGGACAAGTTTAATGCTGAACACGCTATGTGAACGACTGGACTCTCTATTCAAATGAGTGTTAGCGATACGTCTCTTTTTCTGACCTATGATGACAGAGAAGCCATTGATTATACCTGAACTCAGCCATTTACTATACAGAAGGATTTCTGTTAAATCATAGCAACAACTCTGAGGGTGGAAACCATCAGTTCATATTTTTCAAATTCTAGTTGTTTCTAACCTCTCCAGAAAATTTCAAAAGCCTCCTCAGTAGATTTCACTTCTACTTCTGTACATCCTGCAACATACATATTGTGGTTCTTATCTTCTCGGAGTGTTTTAGATTGTGGGAGTCTGTGGGAAAGAAAGACGGCTTAGTTTCCTGAATGAGATACAACTGCACTCCTTTAAGAATAAGGTTAAGTGCCAAGCAATACAATATCCCCTTGCTCCTCAGCCTGCTAACAAAACCCAGAGCCTCATATGCAAGCTAGCCAAGTCCTGGAGCACTGAGCACACCCCCAGTTTCCCTTAAGTTTAGCTCTTGGTTCTAAAAGCTGGATAGTCCATGAGGGTAGTGCTGACACCCAGTGAGGGCCTTCCTGGATATAATGACAGAGGCACTGCATGGTCAGACAGAACAAGCATGCTCCTAAGACATCCATTCTTTAATGGATGTAAATTTACATAAGACCCCCAAAGAAATGCCACCACATATGGGCCTGGCACCCACAGAaactagaagagagcatcggatcccctggaactgaagttaaagatggttgtgagccaccatgttgtgctgaggatcaaacacaGGCCCCTggggaaaagcagccagtgctctgctgctttgttttaattaattttatctgTCTTGGCTCAgatctgtagaggtcagaggacaacttacaagtccgttctctccttctaccatgtgggttccagggaagGAGCTCAGGGTGTCAggttagcagcaagcacctttacctgcccCTCAGTAGCCCCATACTAAGTTTTGTGAATGGTAAGGGTGGAAACACTTACCAGCCACCACCACTAAGAATCAACAAAGAGGGTTAGAGGGTAGCAGCCTGCCCACTACCAAGGAAAAGCAAACTACTTACAAACATGCCACACATGCCCCCCACTAGTGTTAACTGCACCCTTTGTCTTAAGAGTCAACATCACATACACAGACTCTGTGTTCCTCATAGGTGTACTGCAGCCGTTCCACCTACCGAAGGAATAAGGCAGACATTATCGCTTTACAGTAGCCATCTTCCAACAGCATTTCAGTCTAGACTAGTGACGGTGATGATGAGGCAAAGTTAAAACCCTTTACGTGTGAGATTCCCTCACTGCTGTAACTCCTCAGAAAAGGAGAGCTAACACCTTCCTCACATTAAATCCACAATCAGTGCACACAGAAGATACCCCAGGAAGGTACTCTTGTTTCCTTTGCATGACTAAATAAACCAAGACAATATCAGCTAAGACAACATTACTTAGaacaaacaagccaaacaaaCTGCAAACTTAAGAGACATAAAAATAATTGGTagtggggctagagaaatggctcagcggttaagagcactgactgctcttccagaggtcctgagttcaattcccagcaaccacatggtagcttacaaacACCTATAATGGAATCTGGTGCCCTTTCTGGTATGGctgaagagaacaacagtgtacttgcatacataaaataaatttaaaaaaaaaaaaatctttaaaaaaaaaaaatcagtagtgcTGGGCACAGTGggacacacccttaatcccagcacttgggaggcagaggcaggtggacttctgagttcgaggccagcctagtctacagagtgagttccaggacagccagagctatacagagaaaccctgtctcaaaaaaaaaaaaaaaaaaaaaaaaaaaaggctagccTCATGTACATAtgagagcaatttttttttaaagttaaaatggtAGCAATGAATTACATTACAAAAGTTTAGGTATAACAGGTACACACAAAACTGGAGTTGAAACAAAGGACAGTTTAAAAAGCaggaaaatatttgttaaaatgggaaagtaatttaaaaagaattgccTCTAAGACGGTATTCTCTTCGTTTCTCTCTATAACTTAACCCAGGTATTTCTTAATTTCCACATTccaaaagcaaagacagacaggtAGCTCCAGAATGAAGGCCCCTTTGTACAGTTTCCATCTGCAGCTGGGCTTGGTGTTGTGCACTGCTAACCCAGCTCTGAGAGGCTCAGTGGAAGGGTCCCATGTAAGTGGAGGCCAGTCTGCAACCCGGCaacactgcctcaaaacaaaacagctctcCCCTGACACCGGCTGAGCAAAGCCAAAGACCTCCAGATTCAATTCACCTAGCAGCTTTATGTTCATCTTACTAGTCCTTAGTAACTCAGGGGTTTGGAATGATATGACATCCTTTCGGAAATGCAACTCAGTAAGAGCCACAGTAATTCCTTTATCAAGTGTAGCCTCAACTAGAGTCCATGTACTTTTCGTATTAGTGAACACACTGACATTAGTGGACATCGGTCAGTTTCCAGCCTAATGGTTTCTAAATCCAGCTGTTTCCACAGTAATGtccatttatacatatacacaagtgcTATATGTAAGACAAAGGGCTTCAAACTATTTACGTTTTAACTGGCTGCAGTAAACACAGCACGCAAGACCAGCTTTTAGCTAAAGAATAAAACCACTCACAGTGTACTAGTCATTTGACACAAGATTTGTGTGTCGGCTCTGGAACAAAGAGAGGCACATTTCTGTAAAACTACATGGTAATTGGTCTTCAGATTCTGCAAGGTAAGACCCAAGGATCCCTAAGGAGTAGCATTTACCTCTGGAGGAATGATAGTGCAATATGGCTTTACACTAATGGGCAATGGATGAGCTAAGAATTACTTGTTCAGACAAGCATCAGTTCCACAGAGATCACCAAGAAACAGACAGCCAAAAAGGCCACAAACTCCCAGCACTGTCAAGGTGTTGAG
This window contains:
- the Kif23 gene encoding kinesin-like protein KIF23 isoform X2, with product MKSAKAKMPRKPVIKKGSQTNLKDPVGVYCRVRPLSFPDQECCVEVINSTTLQLHTPEGYRLNRNGDYKETQYSFKRVFGTQTTQKELFDVVANPLVDDLIHGKNGLLFTYGVTGSGKTYTMTGSPGSGGLLPRCLNMIFNSIGSFQAKRYVFKSNDRNSMEIQCEVDALLERQKREALPIPKTPSSKRQADPEFTDMINVQEFCKAEEVDEDSVYGVFVSYIEIYNNYIYDLLEEVQFDPIKPKLPQSKTLREDKNHNMYVAGCTEVEVKSTEEAFEIFWRGQKKRRIANTHLNRESSRSHSVFSIKLVQAPLDADGDNVLQEKEQITISQLSLVDLAGSERTNRTKAEGNRLREAGNINQSLMTLRTCMEVLRENQTYGTNKMVPYRDSKLTHLFKNYFDGEGKVRMIVCVNPKAEDYEESLQVMRFAEVTQEVEVARPVDRVICGLTPGRRYRNLPRGGPVGDEPLVTEVILQSFPPLPPCKLLDINDEETLPKLIDTLEKRHRLRQLMTEELNKQCVAFKALLKEFDNSLSNKENYIQEKLNEKEKLISGQKSEIERLEKKNKTLEYKIEILEKTTTIYEEDKRNLQQELESQNQKLQRQFSDKRRLEARLQGMVTETSMKWQKECERRVAATQLEMQNKLWVKDEKLKQLKAIVTEPKPEKPERPSRERDREKIIQRSVSPSPVPLPSNNIAQITNGQQLMSQPQLHRRSNSCSSISVASCISEWEQKLSPFSTPVNVTSLARHRQQEPGQSKTCIVSDRRRGMYWTEGREMVPTFSSEIGVEEDHCRRNTPIPVRHRRSRSAGSRWVDHKPASNVQTETVMQPHVPHAITVSVANEKALAKCEKYMLTHQELASDGEIQTKVIKGDVYKTRGGGQSVQFTDIETLKQESPTGSRKRRSSTLAPAQPDGTESEWTDVETRCSVAVEMRAGSQLGPGYQHHAQPKRKKP
- the Kif23 gene encoding kinesin-like protein KIF23 isoform X3 → MKSAKAKMPRKPVIKKGSQTNLKDPVGVYCRVRPLSFPDQECCVEVINSTTLQLHTPEGYRLNRNGDYKETQYSFKRVFGTQTTQKELFDVVANPLVDDLIHGKNGLLFTYGVTGSGKTYTMTGSPGSGGLLPRCLNMIFNSIGSFQAKRYVFKSNDRNSMEIQCEVDALLERQKREALPIPKTPSSKRQADPEFTDMINVQEFCKAEEVDEDSVYGVFVSYIEIYNNYIYDLLEEVQFDPIKPKWNGCSTPMRNTESVLPQSKTLREDKNHNMYVAGCTEVEVKSTEEAFEIFWRGQKKRRIANTHLNRESSRSHSVFSIKLVQAPLDADGDNVLQEKEQITISQLSLVDLAGSERTNRTKAEGNRLREAGNINQSLMTLRTCMEVLRENQTYGTNKMVPYRDSKLTHLFKNYFDGEGKVRMIVCVNPKAEDYEESLQVMRFAEVTQEVEVARPVDRVICGLTPGRRYRNLPRGGPVGDEPLVTEVILQSFPPLPPCKLLDINDEETLPKLIDTLEKRHRLRQLMTEELNKQCVAFKALLKEFDNSLSNKENYIQEKLNEKEKLISGQKSEIERLEKKNKTLEYKIEILEKTTTIYEEDKRNLQQELESQNQKLQRQFSDKRRLEARLQGMVTETSMKWQKECERRVAATQLEMQNKLWVKDEKLKQLKAIVTEPKPEKPERPSRERDREKIIQRSVSPSPVPLPSNNIAQITNGQQLMSQPQLHRRSNSCSSISVASCISEWEQKLSPFSTPVNVTSLARHRQQEPGQSKTCIVSDRRRGMYWTEGREMVPTFSSEIGVEEDHCRRNTPIPVRHRRSRSAGSRWVDHKPASNVQTETVMQPHVPHAITVSVANEKALAKCEKYMLTHQELASDGEIQTKVIKGDVYKTRGGGQSVQFTDIETLKQESPTGALLLLK